A single genomic interval of Zingiber officinale cultivar Zhangliang chromosome 4A, Zo_v1.1, whole genome shotgun sequence harbors:
- the LOC121971532 gene encoding chalcone synthase 2-like has product MAKVQEIRRSQRAEGPAAVLAIGTATPANVVYQADYADYYFRMTKSEHLTELKAKFKRMCDKSMIRKRYMHLTEEMLSENPNMCAYMEPSLDERQDIAVVEVPKLGKEAAAKAIKEWGQPESKITHLIFCTTSGVDMPGADYQITKLLGLRPSVNRFMMYQQGCFAGGTVLRLAKDLAENNRGARVLVVCSEITAVTFRGPSESRLDNLVGQALFGDGAGAVIVGADPDLETERPLFELVSASQTILPDSEGAIGGHLREVGLTFHLLKDVPGLISKNIEKSLVEAFAPLGIDDWNSIFWIAHPGGPAILDQFEAKLALEKEKMTATRQVLSEYGNMSSACVLFILDEMRRKSAEEGKATTGEGFNWGVLFGFGPGITVETVVLHSKPINY; this is encoded by the exons ATGGCCAAAGTCCAGGAGATCCGACGGAGTCAGCGGGCGGAGGGTCCGGCGGCGGTTCTGGCCATCGGCACGGCCACTCCAGCCAACGTCGTCTACCAGGCTGATTACGCGGACTACTACTTCCGCATGACCAAGAGCGAGCACCTCACTGAGCTCAAGGCGAAGTTTAAAAGAATGT GCGACAAGTCGATGATACGGAAGCGATACATGCACCTGACGGAGGAGATGCTGAGTGAGAACCCGAATATGTGCGCGTACATGGAGCCGTCGCTGGACGAGCGGCAGGATATCGCGGTGGTGGAAGTGCCGAAGCTGGGGAAGGAGGCGGCGGCGAAGGCCATCAAGGAATGGGGGCAGCCCGAATCCAAGATCACTCACCTCATCTTCTGCACCACCTCCGGCGTAGACATGCCGGGCGCCGACTACCAGATCACCAAGCTCCTCGGCCTCCGCCCCTCGGTAAACCGCTTCATGATGTACCAGCAAGGTTGCTTCGCCGGCGGCACGGTGCTCCGCCTGGCCAAGGACCTGGCGGAGAACAACCGCGGCGCGCGCGTGCTGGTGGTGTGCTCCGAGATCACGGCTGTGACGTTCCGCGGGCCGTCGGAGTCGCGCCTGGACAACCTGGTGGGGCAGGCTCTGTTCGGAGACGGAGCAGGGGCGGTGATCGTGGGGGCGGACCCGGACCTGGAAACAGAGCGGCCTCTGTTCGAGCTGGTGTCGGCGAGCCAGACGATCCTGCCGGACTCGGAGGGGGCCATCGGCGGGCACCTGCGGGAGGTGGGACTCACCTTCCACCTGCTCAAGGACGTGCCGGGGCTCATCTCCAAGAACATCGAGAAGAGCCTGGTGGAGGCGTTCGCGCCGCTGGGGATCGACGACTGGAACTCCATCTTCTGGATTGCCCACCCGGGGGGGCCCGCCATCCTGGACCAGTTCGAGGCCAAGCTGGCGCTGGAGAAGGAGAAGATGACGGCGACGCGGCAGGTGCTCAGCGAGTACGGCAACATGTCCAGCGCCTGCGTTCTGTTCATTCTGGACGAGATGCGGCGCAAGTCGGCGGAGGAGGGGAAGGCCACCACCGGCGAGGGTTTCAACTGGGGCGTCCTCTTCGGCTTCGGCCCTGGAATCACCGTCGAGACCGTCGTCTTGCACAGCAAGCCaatcaattattaa